The following proteins come from a genomic window of Paenibacillus spongiae:
- a CDS encoding universal stress protein encodes MQYRRKTPEELLLSVSRLHRGRFKIWIGAMTGTGKTYRMLGEGQSLKQQGIDVVLCAVSTLSRPETTAQLADLERVASIRWEKDGTVQKDLNLDALLERNPELVLVDGLAHRNRPGARFPTRLDDIKHLLNNGIGVMATVNVYELEGVNILAQRLTGIVAEEVLPADTLELADEVQLVDVPPETMLQRLEDGVIGNGSDRALFARGNLGVLRELTLRLVAEDVNDSLEKHRERMGLIGPSGASERILVLTQYHWNGSIHLRRGQQIAKRLNGDLLTVTFVKPGKTLTKLQSAFRKSLMKLANKLGADHEELPLRSRRRLPADLLRYALQKGVTRIILGHSKQNRWEELLYGSVTQRLLRGNEHIDLFYIADRAEYEGERIMPARREVRSARSGYRRLSEEEVEEQIAAIRRGRLRIYIGAAPGVGKTYRMLKEGNTLLGKGIDAVVGLLETHGRLETAQQLGNLPVIPRLQTEYRGAMLEEMDTDAIIARNPEVVLVDELAHTNVPGSKNKKRYEDVFRLLDAGITVMTTVNVQHLESLNDAVQQLTGVRVRETVPDWVLQQAEEVELIDVTPQMLQQRMRQGKIYGKEKVEQALGAFFKIGNLIALRELALREIADNVDERLEAWDRKSALRGPLRRQEVIFVCVSASDLALRLVRRGFRIAHRLKAAWHVVHSDDGAPDPNGLKAKNLEALRTLTERLGGRFEVIAASEGKGVADTLLAHSRSLKTTQVIVGQSGNHSRSRRLLLRMRHDDVARRLLRSARHIDLLVVSEDR; translated from the coding sequence TTGCAATATCGGCGAAAAACGCCCGAGGAATTGCTGTTGTCGGTATCGCGGCTGCATCGGGGGCGGTTTAAAATCTGGATTGGAGCGATGACCGGTACGGGCAAGACCTATCGCATGCTGGGAGAAGGGCAGAGCTTGAAGCAGCAGGGGATCGATGTCGTCCTATGCGCGGTATCGACACTCAGCCGGCCGGAGACGACCGCCCAGCTGGCTGATTTGGAGCGGGTAGCCAGCATTCGTTGGGAGAAGGACGGAACGGTGCAGAAGGATCTCAATTTGGATGCTCTTCTGGAGCGCAATCCCGAGCTTGTTCTTGTCGACGGGCTTGCTCACCGCAATCGCCCGGGAGCCCGGTTTCCAACCCGTCTCGACGACATCAAGCATCTATTGAACAATGGAATCGGCGTTATGGCGACGGTCAACGTATACGAGCTCGAAGGCGTGAATATATTGGCGCAAAGGCTCACGGGCATTGTTGCGGAGGAGGTCCTGCCTGCTGATACGCTGGAGCTTGCGGACGAGGTGCAGCTCGTCGATGTGCCGCCGGAGACCATGCTGCAGCGGCTGGAGGATGGGGTGATCGGGAATGGCAGCGATCGTGCCTTGTTCGCGCGCGGTAATCTTGGCGTGCTGCGCGAGCTGACGCTGCGACTGGTCGCCGAGGATGTGAACGATTCGCTTGAGAAGCATCGTGAACGGATGGGCTTGATCGGACCATCCGGAGCATCGGAGCGGATTTTGGTCTTGACGCAATATCATTGGAACGGTTCGATCCACCTTCGAAGAGGGCAGCAGATTGCCAAACGGCTGAACGGCGATCTACTGACGGTAACCTTCGTGAAGCCGGGCAAAACGTTAACGAAGCTTCAATCGGCATTCCGGAAATCATTAATGAAGCTGGCAAACAAGCTGGGGGCGGATCATGAAGAGCTTCCGCTGCGGTCGAGAAGGCGGCTTCCGGCGGATTTGCTGCGCTACGCTCTCCAGAAAGGGGTAACGCGCATCATTCTTGGACATTCCAAGCAGAACCGCTGGGAGGAACTGCTGTACGGTTCTGTTACCCAAAGGCTGCTCCGCGGCAATGAGCACATCGATTTGTTCTATATCGCGGATCGGGCCGAGTATGAGGGGGAACGGATTATGCCGGCGAGGCGCGAAGTCCGAAGCGCCAGGTCCGGATACCGGAGATTGAGCGAGGAAGAGGTGGAGGAGCAGATTGCGGCGATACGCCGCGGGCGGCTTCGCATCTATATCGGAGCTGCTCCAGGTGTCGGCAAGACCTATCGCATGCTGAAGGAAGGCAATACGCTGCTCGGCAAAGGGATCGATGCCGTCGTCGGCTTGCTCGAAACGCACGGCCGTCTCGAAACGGCACAGCAGCTCGGCAATCTGCCTGTTATTCCACGTCTTCAAACGGAATACCGGGGCGCGATGCTGGAGGAAATGGATACCGATGCCATCATCGCCCGTAATCCGGAGGTAGTTCTTGTCGATGAGCTGGCTCATACGAATGTGCCTGGAAGCAAGAACAAGAAGCGATACGAGGATGTCTTTCGTCTCCTCGATGCAGGCATTACGGTGATGACAACGGTTAACGTGCAGCATTTGGAAAGTTTGAACGATGCCGTACAGCAGCTTACAGGCGTACGCGTGCGGGAGACGGTACCCGACTGGGTTCTGCAGCAGGCCGAAGAGGTGGAGCTGATCGATGTCACGCCGCAAATGCTTCAGCAGCGAATGCGGCAGGGAAAGATCTACGGCAAGGAGAAGGTAGAGCAGGCGCTCGGCGCTTTTTTCAAAATCGGCAACCTGATTGCACTGCGTGAGCTGGCTTTGCGGGAAATCGCAGACAATGTGGACGAACGTCTCGAGGCATGGGACCGCAAGAGCGCCCTTCGGGGACCGCTGCGCCGTCAAGAGGTGATCTTCGTCTGCGTATCGGCCAGTGATCTGGCATTAAGACTCGTACGGCGCGGGTTTCGGATCGCGCACCGGCTTAAGGCGGCCTGGCATGTCGTCCATTCCGACGATGGAGCTCCAGATCCGAACGGATTGAAGGCGAAGAACCTGGAAGCGCTTCGCACACTGACAGAGCGGCTTGGCGGCCGGTTTGAAGTGATTGCGGCTTCGGAAGGAAAGGGCGTGGCGGACACGCTGCTGGCGCATTCGAGAAGCTTGAAAACCACGCAAGTGATCGTTGGTCAGAGCGGCAATCATAGCCGCAGCAGGAGACTGCTGCTGCGAATGCGGCATGATGACGTTGCGCGCCGTCTGCTGCGCAGCGCCAGACATATCGATTTGCTTGTCGTGAGCGAGGATCGTTGA